The following proteins are co-located in the Triplophysa dalaica isolate WHDGS20190420 chromosome 2, ASM1584641v1, whole genome shotgun sequence genome:
- the zgc:174945 gene encoding uncharacterized protein zgc:174945 produces MKVFRPNCMFLLFAVFCDLLSSIAGVAVMYPREPFTKAEGDSLSLTCMVRFQRKSCKEIQSKWCFFRTEDKCEPIIDPHRHQDRGYYQCNAKCESGTEAKGHLVHLNVTGPNVSKWSGQHKVDPALITLSVVLLFCSKLSTF; encoded by the exons atgaaagtgtttcgccctaactgtatgtttttattgtttgctgttttttgcGATTTGCTGTCTTCTATAGCAGGGG TGGCTGTGATGTATCCACGTGAACCATTCACTAAGGCAGAAGGAGATTCTTTGTCACTCACTTGCATGGTGAGGTTTCAGAGAAAGTCTTGCAAAGAAATTCAGAGCAAATGGTGTTTTTTCCGGACAGAAGACAAATGTGAACCCATTATAGATCCTCACAG ACATCAAGACAGGGGCTACTACCAGTGTAATGCAAAATGTGAGAGTGGAACTGAAGCCAAAGGCCATCTTGTGCATCTCAATGTGACAG GTCCCAATGTCTCAAAATGGAGCGGCCAGCACAAGGTGGACCCAGCTTTGATTACACTGAGTGTCGTCTTACTTTTCTGTAGTAaattaagtacattttaa